From one Synechocystis sp. PCC 6803 substr. PCC-P genomic stretch:
- a CDS encoding heme oxygenase (biliverdin-producing), with protein sequence MSVNLASQLREGTKKSHSMAENVGFVKCFLKGVVEKNSYRKLVGNLYFVYSAMEEEMAKFKDHPILSHIYFPELNRKQSLEQDLQFYYGSNWRQEVKISAAGQAYVDRVRQVAATAPELLVAHSYTRYLGDLSGGQILKKIAQNAMNLHDGGTAFYEFADIDDEKAFKNTYRQAMNDLPIDQATAERIVDEANDAFAMNMKMFNELEGNLIKAIGIMVFNSLTRRRSQGSTEVGLATSEG encoded by the coding sequence ATGAGTGTCAACTTAGCTTCCCAGTTGCGGGAAGGGACGAAAAAATCCCACTCCATGGCGGAGAACGTCGGCTTTGTCAAATGCTTCCTCAAGGGCGTTGTCGAGAAAAATTCCTACCGTAAGCTGGTTGGCAATCTCTACTTTGTCTACAGTGCCATGGAAGAGGAAATGGCAAAATTTAAGGACCATCCCATCCTCAGCCACATTTACTTCCCCGAACTCAACCGCAAACAAAGCCTAGAGCAAGACCTGCAATTCTATTACGGCTCCAACTGGCGGCAAGAAGTGAAAATTTCTGCCGCTGGCCAAGCCTATGTGGACCGAGTCCGGCAAGTGGCCGCTACGGCCCCTGAATTGTTGGTGGCCCATTCCTACACCCGTTACCTGGGGGATCTTTCCGGCGGTCAAATTCTCAAGAAAATTGCCCAAAATGCCATGAATCTCCACGATGGTGGCACAGCTTTCTATGAATTTGCCGACATTGATGACGAAAAGGCTTTTAAAAATACCTACCGTCAAGCTATGAATGATCTGCCCATTGACCAAGCCACCGCCGAACGGATTGTGGATGAAGCCAATGACGCCTTTGCCATGAACATGAAAATGTTCAACGAACTTGAAGGCAACCTGATCAAGGCGATCGGCATTATGGTGTTCAACAGCCTCACCCGTCGCCGCAGTCAAGGCAGCACCGAAGTTGGCCTCGCCACCTCCGAAGGCTAG